The genomic segment CGATCGAATCTACTTCGCGTTCATGGAGGCATCCGGTGTTGACGCATACTGGCGTCAGGACACGGCCCATGACCTCAGCTATTGGGCTTCAGCTGGACTGGCTCAACCGAGGAGCAGAGAAGGCTCACGTGGCGAGAGGCCAACGCATGGGTCGGCTGCACCGCTGCGGAGCAGAGCGCGGGATATGGCAACGAGGCTTGCGCGCTCTCCAAAGTGAAGGAGATGAACGCCTATCCGGCGAACCCACGCGCGCGCCGTGCATGATCATCGTGCCGTCGCGGGCGACCTGTCCTTCGTGCCAGTGATCGGCTCCGTCGAACTTCCCGTCGAGGTAGTCCTGATAGCCTCCCCAGGCGACGCCCGTCATCATGTGGACGCCGTAGCCGCGCGAACGCCAGCTTTCGAGCCGGTCTCGGAACGACGGGTTCACGCCGTAGACGATGGCGATGTCCGAGCGCAGGTCGAGCTCCGGGCTCCAGCCCGCAGCGGTCTGGAACGCCGTCTTCTCCGATGCTGGCGTCGAGGAGCAGAGGGCGTAGAGCAGCAGCGAGAGTGTGGGGTACATGGAGAGTGCTTCCTTCGCCGTTGTCCGAGGACCGGAGCGCCGTCAAGCGCCTCGGCTGTACCGCCGCACGGCGTCCATGTCGAGGGCGACGCCCAGCCCCGGAGCCTCCGGTATGGCGAGCATCCCGTCTCCGTCGAGCTCCCACGCCTCCGCCACGATCCCTTCCACGTAGAGCGAGTCCGCGATGTACTCGACGAGGTCCGTGTGCGGGAACGCCGATGCGAGCTGCAGATCGGCGGCGAGACCCACCGCCGTGTTCCACCCGTGCGGGATCATCCGAATCCCGTGATCCGACGCCATCCAGGCGATCCGGCGCGACTCCGTGATGCCGCCCACCTTCGTCACGTCCGGCTGGACGATATCGACGGCGCGGGCTTCGATCCACGGCTGGAACGCCTGCCGACGCGTCAGGACTTCGCCACCGGCGATCGGCAGCGGCGCGTTCCGGCGTAGGAGCGCGTAGTCGTCCAGGTCATCGGGACGAAGCGGCTCCTCGAACCAGTAGGCGTCGTAGTCGGCGAGCATCTCCGCCGCGCGGATCGCCCACTTGTAGCCCTGATGCCAGTGCGCGTCGCTCCCGCCGGCGTCGACCATGAGGAGGCAGTCGGTTCCGACGGCGTCGCGCGCCGCTCGGACGATCGCCTCATCGGTCGCCGCGTTCCGCCGTCCGAAGGGTCCCCAGCCGATCTTGAATGCGCGGAACCCCTGCGCTCGGATGCGCGCCAACCGGTCCGCCAGCGCGCCGGGCTCCTCCATGAGCAGCGAGGCGTAGGGCAGAACCCGGTCGCGGTACCGCCCGCCAAGCAGCCGCCCGACCGGCTGATCCGTCGCCTGGCCTAGCAGGTCCCACAGGGCGATGTCGATCCCGCTGATCGTGTGCTCGATGCTGCCGCCGCGTCCGAGCCAGAACATGTTCTGACGCAGCTTCTCGCTGACGCGCTCGGGCTCCAGGGCGTTCTCGCCGTCGTAGAGCGGCTTGAGGACTTCGAGCGCGGCGCGGACGAGCCGGTCGTTGGTGAACACCGAGCCTGTGCCAGTGAGCCCCTCGTCCGTCTCGACGAAGACGAGCGTGTGGACGCAGTCGTCGGGAAGCAGCTCGTCGGTCCAGCCGCCTTCGGGCGTCGCGCCGATCAGTCCGAGCGAGCGAATATCGCGGATCCTCACGCGAACCCTCCGATCCCGCTACTGGTTTGTCACTGAAATGGCGATAGCCTTCCGCCCCTCCTCCATCCTCCCCGCTTCGCAGGCTGAGAGGGGTAGATACGCAAATCATAGAAGATCAGCCCGACACGCCACCAGACCCGCTTTCGCGGGGCGGCGGAAAGGCGATGCTCAATCATCGGTGGCAGAGGGATATGCCCGCACCATCAACTCGGCGAGCGTCGCCAAGTCGAGCGCGTTGTGCAGCAGGATACTGCCCATCTCCGAATCATCGCCAGTGCGTACGAACCGCGCGTAGGCGGCGGGAATCTCGCTGCTGGGGATGTCACCCGTCCGGGTCCTGCCGCAGATGCGCTCCTCCAGCGTCTGGAGCCGATGGTTCGGCACGGATCGCCGCCAGATGCGCCGCGACTCGTGCAGCAGGTCGAGATGGGCGGGCTCCCGGAACGCCGGCAGACCGTGCGCCGACTGCCGCGCCCGGATGTACGGCACGTCGAAGCTCTTGCCGTTGAACGTCACGAGCGCCTTCCGACCGCGCGCTATCTCCTCCCACGCCGCCAGGATCGCGCCCTCCTCCGCGTAATGCCGAGCGAGATACTGCCGCACGACGAGCTGTCCGTCCGTCCACTCCATCGCGCCGACGAGGAAGATCGGCTCATGCCGAAGTCCGCACGTCTCCAGGTCGAGGAAGATCAGGTCGGGCAGGTCGATCCGCACGCTGCGGCAGACGGTCGTCAGGCGCTTGCGCAAGCCGGAGCTCTGAACCGCGTACGCGAACCGCTGCGGCAGGGAGCAGAGCTCGTCGCCCAGGTCGAAGACGCGGCGGATCAGGTAGTAGGCAGGGCCCCGCGACGTCTCGATTTCGATGCCATCGAGCGCGCTGCCGGGCGGTTCGGAACGCTTCGGACGAACGACGCGCGGCGTCGGTTCCACCTCGGAGGGGCGCTCCTCCGGCAGGTTCTGCAGAGGACCCCCGTTGAGGGCTTCCATGCGGCGGAGAAGGTCGCTCTTGGGCATGGCGGCACGATCAGGCGAGATGCTCGCCCCTCCCCAGCCGGAGGACCTCCCGGAACTCCGCAGCCGTCACGGGAACCACGGACAGCCGCGTGTGGCGGATCAGCACCATCGCCGCGAGCGCAGGCGTCGATTTGATCGTCGCCAGGGACACCGGTTCCCGGAGCTCTCCGACCGGCACGATGTCCACGGCGACCCAACGCGGATCATCGACCGTCGGGTCGGGGTACGCCTCACGCGTGACGCGGGCGACGCCCACGACCTCGCGCGGCTCGACGCTGTGGTAGATGAGCGCCAGATCGCCGACGCGCATCGCCTGGAGGTTGTTCCGCGCCTGGTAGTTGCGGATGCCGTTCCAGAACGTCCCGCCGTCGCGGACGAGGTCGGCGTAGGAGTAGGTTCCCGGTTCCGTTTTGAGCAGCCAGTGGTTCATGCGACCGACGGTTCCTCTGCGATGGACTCCCGGACACGGGAGACGACGACATCGATCAGGCGCTCATCGAGTCCCAGCGGCTCGGTGACAACCGCCTCGACGCCCGAATGCCGCGCGGCAGCTTCCGCCGTCATGCGCGGGATGTCGCTCTGCGAATGACGTCCCGGCGACAGAAAATAGAGCTGTACGACGACGCGCTCCGCCCCCTGCCGGACACACGCGTCGAACGCGGCATCGAGGCTCGGATCGGCGAGCTCCATGTGCGCGACCTCGACGATGTCGAAGGCGTTGCGCGCCCGGAGCATCTCGACGACCTCTTCGAGCATCTCGTTCGCCGCTTGGAACCGGCTGCCGTGGTCGATGACGATGACAGCGGTTTTCAGCACGCTCTCCCTGGTCGTGATTGGTTTCCCGTCCCCCTCACCCCAGCCCTCTCCCACGAGGGGAGAGGGTGTTCTGGTTCCTTCTCCCCTTGCGAGAGAAGGTTAGGATGAGGGATGCGAGCGACTACCCGGATCGCGCTCGCCACACACGTCCTGCACGCTCGATCAACGCGTGAAGAGGATGCCATCCTTGAATAGGTGGCTGGCGTAGCCCAGCAGCGCCGCGATGGCGTACGGCAGCCCGACCCACGTCACGCCGCCCTCGATGATCATTGGGATCGCCGCGATGGCTCCGCAAAGCCCAAACATCACGATCCGCGAGTGCGTCCAGCCCCGGTGCTTGCCGATCAGCGGCAGCATCGCCGCCAGACCCAGCAGCGCGGCTCCCTCAAGATACCGCGCCTGACGCTGAAAGTAGTAGAGCACCAGCAGACCCAGGTCGAGGACCAAAAAGAGCCTGTAGAACACGAGCTGCCCCATGCTCTTGATGTCCACGTCGGGCCAGAGCGCACCCAGCATCGCGATGACGAAACAGATGCCCAAGCCGATGACCGTCTCCCACGAGGCGGAACCGGTCGGCAGAAGGACCTCCATCCATCGCAGGGCGGAACCCGTCGGCATGAGCCAGAGCCCTCCGCCGACGACGAGGAAACCCCCGTA from the Candidatus Poribacteria bacterium genome contains:
- a CDS encoding sirohydrochlorin cobaltochelatase, whose translation is MLKTAVIVIDHGSRFQAANEMLEEVVEMLRARNAFDIVEVAHMELADPSLDAAFDACVRQGAERVVVQLYFLSPGRHSQSDIPRMTAEAAARHSGVEAVVTEPLGLDERLIDVVVSRVRESIAEEPSVA
- a CDS encoding EVE domain-containing protein, with product MNHWLLKTEPGTYSYADLVRDGGTFWNGIRNYQARNNLQAMRVGDLALIYHSVEPREVVGVARVTREAYPDPTVDDPRWVAVDIVPVGELREPVSLATIKSTPALAAMVLIRHTRLSVVPVTAAEFREVLRLGRGEHLA
- a CDS encoding mandelate racemase/muconate lactonizing enzyme family protein encodes the protein MRIRDIRSLGLIGATPEGGWTDELLPDDCVHTLVFVETDEGLTGTGSVFTNDRLVRAALEVLKPLYDGENALEPERVSEKLRQNMFWLGRGGSIEHTISGIDIALWDLLGQATDQPVGRLLGGRYRDRVLPYASLLMEEPGALADRLARIRAQGFRAFKIGWGPFGRRNAATDEAIVRAARDAVGTDCLLMVDAGGSDAHWHQGYKWAIRAAEMLADYDAYWFEEPLRPDDLDDYALLRRNAPLPIAGGEVLTRRQAFQPWIEARAVDIVQPDVTKVGGITESRRIAWMASDHGIRMIPHGWNTAVGLAADLQLASAFPHTDLVEYIADSLYVEGIVAEAWELDGDGMLAIPEAPGLGVALDMDAVRRYSRGA